From the genome of Tachypleus tridentatus isolate NWPU-2018 chromosome 6, ASM421037v1, whole genome shotgun sequence:
AATTACAAAAACTGTGCCATTTGTCAATAAGACTTTAAGCCTCCAGTGTTTACTGTTTACTTCTGGGAATTACAGCAGAGATTTTCTGGGACATATACAAGAGAGTTTCGTTTTCAGCATCCAACTACAGCTCCATCCCCaatatttaaaatcttttatcaCCAGATATGAATCACTCTCATAAATGGCCAGTAGCATGTCTAAAAAGTGGGAAATTCTTATTCCTACTCAAGcctttatatatgtattagaaGGTAAGATTTCTAATCTTAGTTGTAAAGTTCATTTCATACAGTGATTACAAAAACATTTCAGATTTCATCTTCTTGTTCatctctgtttaaaaaaaaaactttctatgaatactaacatattatattacaacatataatttcttaaaataaaatacagagctTTAACTACACTaatctaataattattaacagTGTGTGTATTCTTACcatcatgaaaatgtttttgaagaaatTCACCATAACTTCTTTTAGATTCTGAAAAAGTATTACTTTATAAAGGCAATAGAAAATTAAGTAACTTTCATTTCATgtaaatgtgaaaaagaaaactgACTAAAAAAAGTAGAATTACATAACTCTCATAGTGGTAAACCATTTTAGTTTTACATTCAACCttgtttcctttgttttataCATCTAGTTTTCTCAAACTAGTTACCCAAGCCCACACTCATTTTTGTTTCCTTGGGTTATCTCTGAATGTCCTGAAGACTATTTGTTTCACAAACTTTAACAGGAGTGCAAGTATGCACAAGTACACTTAACGAACAAGTTTCACATGATAAAATTACTCTGTCCTCTACAGCATCTTCTCCAAGGATGTAAATATCACCACATCTACAAGGCCATTTATATTCATGTGTGTCTATAGGAGAAAACAATGACACAAAATAATGcatttagttttaacaatattgtttcaGCAGCTACTGAATATCACAaggaataaaacacaaacaactaaATGAATGTTTAGTACAAAACTAGGaaattttgaagttaaaacaaaaacaatactaacTACATCAAGTATACATTATTATTCCTATACACATTGAATAATACACATACATTTTGCAAAAATTTTTGGTTTAATGTTAAAggtagtaaataataaataacagtttaaaatctCAATATGATTCTTAGAAGTAAGATGTATATATCTGAGTACTAATAATTTTCATTCACAAAATGGAAATATCTTTAAAACAGTATAAGTATACCAGAATTCCAAGTCATGTCCTCAATGAAAATCTTCTCACTGACTGATACATCTTGATGTAAGCATTGTTCtaagatatataatataaataaatatatatgtgtgaaagCAGATTACATGTTACaacaacattaagaaaaaaacatcttACTGTCAATCATGTAAAGTTTTTACAGTTCTTCTTGGCATACACTGATCAATATTCATCTCATTATCCAAGTTAAATTCCAATAATCCTAaggaaaaatactttaaaataataaacaatttaaggcatatgctttattaataaacttGGATAACTAGTAGGTATTTAATATTGCCCTATCAAAGAGCTTATATTCAAAATGAAGCACTGAACATTAAGTTTTCTAGAAGATGTACgagtttcatttttttgttatatttgttatttaacagaatataaataagCTACAAAATGGATAAAAATGGAATGTCagacaataattaaaatatgttaatttcgcAACATATATTTATCTGAAGATATAAAGGTAAAAGTTATTTATAGATTCATTTTCATGTTAATGTTAGCTTGAAAAAAACTAGTATTAAAAGAAGTTCCTGCTTCTAATGAAAGTGGCAGAATGTGTTTCATGAGTATTCATCACAGCTTTTATTTCTATGTGAAATAAAAGTACACATCTTGATTCTAATGTATGCGACAGAATGTGTTTCATGGGTATTTTATGGCTTTTATTTCTATGAAAAGTACTATGTGTTAGCCCTATCCCAACTCTTGGTAATTATATGAATAAAGTATtatgttgtggttttattatttttctataaatgtatttttatattctaaacaaaatatcTCTATCTGAAATTCCTTCCTAACCAAGATTTAACactataaattaaacataatgtATACAACTTGTTATAAACTCATAAAAACAGTTTAACAGTTCAAAAGGTTAAACAGGTACATAACACAAAACCTTTCAACAGTGTGTCGTACTGTTTTCTCTGAATGTCATCACCAAGAATCTTCCAAGCTTGTTCTATTTTGTGAAACTCTACACTGGTGCCATGTTGTTCTCCTTGTTGCTGTTTATCTGGATGGTACTATGACAGAAATTACaattacatattaatttaaatactacCACTATAAAAAAGGTGCAAGATTACAAGATcctaaactatttaaatatgtcCAAATAAGTATACACATACTCATGTacaaacatgatataaaaatattattttatacttgtgTTCCTGAAATGGAAAATACACagcaaaatatgttaaaaataagtacatgagaataaaaaaaaattaataattaagtatAATCTTACATAAAATAAGCAAGAAGAGTTAACTATTTCTTGAAATTTCCATTTTACATGCCTAACagtaaatggaaaaaatattttggtattaaaTTCATAATTCTATTTACAAAAAAGTTTGTCAGTTTGTCATTTAAGTTTCTTGGTTATCAAACACttgataacaaagaaaaataatgtaaggTCAGACATTATCAAATTAAATCttttatgaaaatgtgtaaaagaaagtaaaacataattcagtaaaattttaaaataattccatttttaCATGTGGAAATCTGAAATATGAGAACTACTTCATTTCTTTTGTGAAATTAATAGGTATACACAATTCCCTCCAATAATAAAAGATCTTTAATCTCTGGTTTGtaaaactgaaattgtttattCATAGTGGTAACACAAGTTCAAAATACACAGCTCACTTTAAATTCATAAGAAGCAATGTAACATagcttaatttaaaaattaataatacaaaacttggAAATACAGTACTTCATATTGAGTAGCATTCTTGTAATTTTAGGAAAACAGTACTGCTTTAACTATTTTGAAATGTACatatacattatatgtatgtaaaacagaTACAAGTATTGACAATCCAgtatttattcataattattagatttattatttaaatgccAATAATTAACTATATGTAACAGCTAAAGAGTAATATGAATACTTAATACTTTGCAGAAGTTTACAAcagtacaatattaaaactaaatgtaatattaaattattttataaaatactttcctTTCCTATTACTTTTTTCAATGTAAGCATTAATTCAAGGCAGTACTTTATgattttctatttgtaatatatatatattgattaaaaaattaaaggttttaaGCAAGCACACACTTGATATTTCTCTTCCTACTTCTTAATTATCTCATTAGTCTCCTCCTAATGTTCTATTGTGAATATGGAAATCTCAACAGGAGGATGAGCAGTCAAAGTGAAACATGACTACTTACATGGATTCCTCTAACCAAAAATTGtagatattttttcttcaaacttatATTAGAATATCAACCCATACTGAATTAATTCTCTTGCTGCAAACTGCTTCTGTAAATTGAACAAACCTGTATGTGTTGCAGGATCATCTGGCCACTGTAAAAGTTTGAAGAAGTCTAAGGGCAGCAAAAATACCTTGCTTAGTAAAAATGACTGACAAACCTTTCCATCcataaaaacaatgaatatttcttAACTTTCTAGTTACCTCCTTGCTTCTGTGCAATCCAAGCCAAATAATACTTTTCTCTTGTGATATCAGACGGCTAAAGTCAGTAAATAAGATAGTCCACTGACATCCTCATCCAGAGGAAGACTTCTCTATGTAGGATTCAGAATCTTTTGTTGGCCAGATAAATTAATAAGAATACAAGTTTTTAAGGGTATTAATTATTTGATTCTCTTTAGAGTTCATACTGAAGAAATAACACTTGTCATGTTTAGAATTTAGTTGGTTGTCATGATCATTATTATCTCATTAATTGCATACAGCAGGTCATTTTTCTAGTTCAACAACAACCTAGTGATTAACACAAATTGTGCTTGCACTGTGATATTTCCTTACAATTCCAGTttagataaaatacaattttacagCCACAATAAATTTTCCTGAAGGATAGATCAGACTGTACCTACAAACTGAAAAACTTACTTAACTGGTCAGTGAAAATCCtgcttacaataaatattttctttctagatTCTTCAAGTATGACTAATTGCATTCAACACTAGAGCAAAGTTGCTCCAATAATACTACCAACACATAATCAAGCAGATTAGAGATCTTTTGTTGCAGTTTTAGGGCTCGTAGTTAATGcaccaaaaatgtatttccacATGCCTTTAATTCTTGCTATGTTCAAGATACATGCACCCTAGAGGAATGTGAGAAAAGTGGATTTTCCACTACTCAAGATATTATCTTCATAATTAGATTCACAGAATAAACTCAAACTGACTATTACAAATGCTTAAATACTGAATTGAGAAAATGCAATTACAAAATCTGTCACACTATTTCTGTGGGCCTAAGCTATCATACAAATGGTCTAAAATGTTACCTCTACATTACTGACTTAAGTGATCTTATCATCTAGGGAGTATTGTGAAAACTATTTACAAAAGTATTGAATTTTTCCTTACTAAATAGCAGCATTAAAGACAAATCTTTATTATTGGTAACTGTTCACAGAGTTAAGTGCCAACTGTTGAAGCAAATTAcattgcacaacaaagtttttgcttcttgaacactgttaggtgtttcttatagatttttggctgctgatcatgaaaatcacatccaaatttgcccatcacgtaccatttcatcgaaatcttcagctTCACCATgacattgttacaatggaaaaacgcTATCAGGGCAACTGgcatctgtcaatgcttgctgactactgttggacactgtaacatgatgcactggacattgaatacaaacaaaaatcaggagcaaaacacttttaattatgtagaacttaatagcgtattagaaacataaatgcaattaaatacattattgccggtaaacagttaactgtctatttctcagagttcctacgtgatgaagcgaaaccaaaactatatttgtacatacccaccaggtacttatcacaatcagcaaaacttttcaggaagcaaaacttttcagaaaaaattgttgtgcagtgttattaaccATGGTCCACGAACACATCTATTTCattgataaataaaagtaatcCAAGTAGATAACATCTATGCACAATTTCCATCTAATTGCACTTtctatttttatgattttaatttataaagtagtAATATTACCAACTTGCATCACTGCAAGCAGCTACTCTATGCTATAGAGAGaacaaacatataattaaaaacaatagaaaatccATTAAATGAAACCAAGAAATGTATTCAAATTCAGTTTGGTAAAACAATTATTCCACTGTTTCTCAAACTGGAGTATGTGCAACCCTGGGAGTATACTAAATGAAAGTGGAGAAACTAAACAAGGtgagaaataaaagataaaaaaaaaaaaaagaaacactgaCTTCCTAATAAAGATAAgtatgtattcttttttttttaacataaaagcaGAATTTAGTCTTATCCCTTAGATCACTTTATGTTGAAATTATCAatcaaaaaagaagaaacaaatctACTAATAGTCACTAAACACAACAATTACCTCAATGTAACCTACACATAGCAAAAGGTTCACATTCTTCTAGAAGTAGATTAGTTTCATCTGATTCAAACAAGATACAGCAATCAATGACACCCGACAGAATTACTCCATCACTTCTCCATCTGGCcaaatggtaaaacaaaatggAGCAGTTGAAAAATATTTGACTGAACAACTTGATATGTAAAACCAGGTAACAAAAATGTTGCATGCAAGATCTTGATTGGAGTtttgctgttaaaaaaaaactcttccaACAAgggcaaaagaagaaaaaataaagctgcataattaaatattcatgaaAGCATTCAGCAAACTAatgaaaaatactattttaacaaaatacCTAGCTGTACTACCAAAATATGTTCTCATACATAAACAGGAAACAATTTCAACATTTTTCAGGTGAAAACTGTAGCAAAGTATACACAAATGCTGATGAGATACCAGCACAATCACTACAGTAATAGGTTAAGATAACTGACAAGTAACATATTGATAAACGCTTGatataaaattgatataaaacaCAAGTCTGACACATTAATGCACAACATAAAAGCCACAAGGGGATAAAAAGCAAGAATGGCATATATTCTTACTGAAAAACAAGATTTccatgtaattaattaaatgtaaattaatcaATGGTCTTGAAGCACAATAGTCTAGGATATAGCAAATACTTAAATCAAATAAGATTAAAGGTTCTGCCATCCAAAATGAATAGATAGTTCTTGAAATCAGAGTAAAAATGATTGGCATAACAAAATGATTCTAGGAATAATAAATTAAGTCTACATTCCAGTTACTTCACAAGGTAAGACCAAACAccataaaactacatatataaagaaacattacaaaataaaaacaatctaaaaaaaGTTCCTGATGTATAGATTAAGAAGAGATCAGGAATAAAATGACAAAGTATAGATATATGTTCCAGAAGTTGGAGGTGGAAGATAAATACATCTCTTCTAATACTTCCTGCTACTGACACTCTTTCACAATAAAGACcaaatttaacacattttagGCTGAAATGTTGCaacttttagtaaaatgtttCTCATTCATGTGCTACCTTGTAATCAATTACATCCTATAGAACCAAATATTGgtatacattttaaacagttaCTTCTCACCTTTTATCTAATAACTGAGAACAACATTTTTTACCTCATAACTAGAAATATTCATTTCAGAATTCACTCTTTACACGTCTCTAAAGCAGCCATTCATGAACTCTTCTATTAACTCCCTCGGGTGACTTCAAGGAAGACAGACTTACAAGTGAACTATAGAGTTGTATAAAATTACCCGTAGGGTATTCAAGCTCTTGCTTTCTCATCATGTGTCACTGATCACAAATGTTTGTTTCAAGGTACATGTGTATCAGctacaattaaataaaatcaaaatagagGTCAGCACTGAATAAAAAGAGCTATGTGAAATGAGATactattaacattttccttatctgaaaatgtatttcaaatagatACTTACCTCTCTATACACAGTAACTACTCATAGCACATCTGTCCAAGATTTTGCACATCACTAGCCTTGAGCCATATCCCACATAAAACAGGTGTTTTAATATGAACTGCACAAGTGCAACAATAGTCCACATCCTGCATGCTTAGTACATTCTCCATACGTTCTTGAACTCTAAACTGACTTCATTCTCAAAGACCAGAAGGAAGAAATTTGCATTAGAGTAACACTGGAGAGATACCTGAACATGATCAAACCTAACTACCAGAAAGTTTGTTTACTGGAGAAAGGGTAATAGATTACTGTGAAACTTCATTTGAAAAGCTGGCATAATCAAACAGGGAAGTTAATAGAACAGTCTTTCAGTGATAGTCCATAGAAGGTATAGTTtgacaattatatatatacatatttcaaacattaattgTTAACAGGCAATTGAATCAGCACTatgaaacaatgaattaaatacTGCATTACCATTAGTGGTTTAGGTTGCCAACTTATTgttatagtaaataatattagTGGCAATAGCACCCAAATATGTTGAGGGTATCCCATCTATCAGACAAAAAACCTGATACTGATGCTAATCTAGTCAACTGTCATGGGAAATTAAATAACAGTACATAGCCGAGTGATTACATCCACATCTCAGCTTCTAGTGTCTTTCACTGTCTATAGCTAATTATAGGAAGGCAATTGCCCTTAAATTTCTTATAAAGACACACAATAACCCTCACATTTAGGTAGGTTGGGAGTTTACTTGGTAGATGTTATTCACATTACCACAGATGTTATCCACTATGATAATAAGTTATAAACTGAACCAGTAAGGGTAATGCTATATATACACAAGAGCCAAAGCAAATTGgtttaaaactttgttacatttgATTTGATATAGCTTTGGGAATTAAGTATACCTTGTGAAGCAACACCAACTAATTGAAGACTTCAAGGAGTGACCAGAAGTACATACAAAACAGGTAAAGATATAAAAGGGGCAATTGCATATTAAAGATGGTAAGTAAACTGAAGAATATCAAGTGAATGGAGCAAAAACCTGATGGAGATGAGAAACAATGGTATTAGGTACAATCTATATCCTTGCCTGGAGGATCATGTTCAAGAATCATCACAAGCGGAAGGTATAAGAGGGAATCAAGTGACAGATATGATGACACTTGATACAGCTTGTGGTATAAGGTGCAAGTGATCAAGAACATGAACTCATCAAGGCTCCAGCTGGGCAACAGAACTGGACAAGAGGAGAATAAATTAGGAATTAATGGAACAAAGTGGACAGAAAAAGGGTCAGAGAGAGAAATATGTGTGGTAAAAAGTCAACTTACAATAAAGTTCAAAAGCTCCCAGAACATGACAGGCTGTAAGATGAACCTAATGTGTGTGGGTGCCCTCAACATAAAGTCCAATGTGAAGAAGCAAAGGTAACTGAAGTGAGCCCCACCCTGATGACTGATATCAAAAACAACAGTAGAACTGTCAGAATGGACCATAACCAAGTCATCCAAAAGACAAGGTATAAAACAGAAACACACCCAATGGGTGGCCAAAACTTCCAGAACATTGAATTGGAATGGTTACTACATGAGACCAAAGAAAGTAAAGTCTGAAATACGAGTACAAATCTCATGAAATTaattaagtataaattaaaagaaacatatcTATTAGACAGTACCAAGGATAAGAAACTAATTTCAAGCACAAGTGCTTATAGGAATCTACTGGGCATGAAGGATGTGTAGCCCTTTTATTGGTGGAGGACTATTGTCACATGATTACATCATGCATAGCACATTGTCATTATAATATGTCTCAAGTGATAGGATTCAAGGCTAGTGGCATGCACATAATCTCAAAGGCAGACATGAAGAATAGCCACTCTGTGCAGAGAAGTGAGTATATTATTTTGGAATTTATATTTGCATCCCCTAGTCCTACTCTTCTcaccattaagtacaaaaaaatgcattaacaatttcaattcccttaacaatcttaaacatctcaatcagaaAATGATTTTAGAGATCTCAATTGGTCCTCATGTGACACTCTTTCCATTCCAGGTATCATTCTCATAGCCCTTCTCTGAACCTTTCCAACAATTCTATGTCTTTTGTAAAGCAAGAAGGCCAAGACTGAACACTACTCCAAGTGAGGTCTAAGTAGTGAccaatacaatgaaataataaccTCTAAGCTTATATTCAATACTTCTTTACATACAACCTGAAATTGTATTTGCTTTATCATTAAGAAGAGCACACTACTTGAGTGGATTAAGAAACCAGTCAATCAGAACACTGTTATTCATTTCTTCCAGGTTATTTACATAaatgattatatttataattcaaacagAAAAGGAAAATCACCATAAGCCATGAGAAAGAAATCCTTGAGTCAAGAAACTGGACAGAACTTATAAGGTTGTGAGAGTCAAGAAACTAAGGAGAAAAGAGAGGGCTGTTGTCATGCAGCCTTGCCCCAGGTCTCAAAGGTCTTCACTGCAAGTAAAAACCAAGACAGAGTAACcaaattcacaaaaacatttgGAGGAGAAACTTGTTCTCAACAGATAAAGAGGCAAGAAAGGCATTAAGGAACCCATGATATGATGAGCTATAATGGTAGCATCTTCCACAGTCAACAAGCCTCTAGAAGCCAAAGACAAAGGAAGGGTAATTTTAGCATGCTAGAATTGATTGTGTACATCATATTCTTTATCAGCTAATCATATTATAGTAAAAGTATTTAGTAAATTATTGTTTTCCTGCTGCTCCTGCAAATAATAGACCCTTTTCAGCATTtcatgcttgtttctttattcatcTAAAATGAATACTAAACTTACAGTCTAAATAACatgtaaacaaaaaagacaaaacaaaaagcaTATTTCTTGACAAGCTATTGAGCCTGGATGAATAGATACTCTTCATAGTTATTCCATATCTGACCATTCCACACTatcacacacagttttctttagttttcttttctaccACACCAAAGAAATGGAATGTAAAATTGAATTTATGTGtcaattcaaacaaatataaccAGCATGGCAGTCACCATCATCGTATCTttgttaaatatcaaaattatctaCAATACAAATTAAATCACGAGAGATGatgatagtaaaaaaataaaaaaaaacagcataaaaacaaaactttaacagCTGAGAAAATGGACAAAGACTTGAAAATCAAAGCAGTTTTTAATGCTCCAAGAACATGCATTACCTGAACCACATGAGGAATTAactataatgttataaattaaattaaggcttaaacaacaaaaaataaaatcctCAAATTAACTCACAGGTAAAGCaaaaaaattgaattaatgttagaattcaaaattttatttacaattcagCAGAagcagttaaaaaaacaagatatttatatacagtctcATAAACCTAAGCCATcatcaaacataaaaattattaatttttaaactctgGAAATAatcaatgaattattttaaaaagctcttttttttcaaagtaattttatctgTCAAATTTCCGGAAGTATGAGGAAATAATCTCTTATTATTCAGTTACATTATTAGCTGATTATATCATCAGACATGAAAGGTGCTCAATTACATACAGTGCACATTCCATAAGCACTGTAGTGTTTATTATGGCTATCTGCTACTTTCACAAATTTTAAATTGCTGACTAGAGGAAAGGTGACTAGTATGGCATCACCCATGACCAACCATTTTTTATTCTTGAACTGCTGACTGTAGGAAAGGTAACCATTTAGCATTACCCACTAACAAACGTTTGTTGAGTGTTTGGTAATATTTGTCACCAGTCTTTTCCTTCTTTTTGCTTGTAGGTACCATGGCTTGAGGCACTATACTAATCAATTAAAGGAGCTATTGATTAACTTATCAAATACCACTAACTGCCTGAGTTAACCTGAAGAAAACCtaaaaggtcaaaacattgttctgtactttattttaaagttttaatacccataacagcagTCTTTAGAATACACTT
Proteins encoded in this window:
- the LOC143253141 gene encoding dnaJ homolog subfamily C member 24-like isoform X1, which encodes MEDYYGILGTSVTSTKEDLRKCYIKKMLQTSSNFYSGQMILQHIQYHPDKQQQGEQHGTSVEFHKIEQAWKILGDDIQRKQYDTLLKEQCLHQDVSVSEKIFIEDMTWNSDTHEYKWPCRCGDIYILGEDAVEDRVILSCETCSLSVLVHTCTPVKVCETNSLQDIQR
- the LOC143253141 gene encoding dnaJ homolog subfamily C member 24-like isoform X2, coding for MEDYYGILGTSVTSTKEDLRKCYIKKMLQYHPDKQQQGEQHGTSVEFHKIEQAWKILGDDIQRKQYDTLLKEQCLHQDVSVSEKIFIEDMTWNSDTHEYKWPCRCGDIYILGEDAVEDRVILSCETCSLSVLVHTCTPVKVCETNSLQDIQR